The sequence below is a genomic window from Silvanigrella paludirubra.
CCGAAAAACATGTAGTAGGACGTGACTTCCCTACTCTTTTGGCAGAAAAATTTAAAGAATGGTGTTATAGTCTTTCCGCACCACTTAAAATGAAATGGTTACCTGCAGAAATAAGTCCACAGTTTATTCGCCCTGTTCGTTGGATTGTTTCGTTGGTTGAGGACAAAGTTATTTCATTAGAAATGTTTGGCTTAAATTCGGGTCGTAAAACTTGTGGACAACGAATTTTGCATCCTGAAGAAGTTACTTTAAATCATGCAAATGAATATGAAAAAACATTAGAGAAAATATTTGTAGAGCCTTCGCTTGAAAATCGTAGAGCTATTTTTTCGTTTGAAGCAAACAAACTTGCTCAAAGCAAAAATGGGAAACTTCAAAATGATGATTCCTTATTAAATAAATGTGTCGGTTTATTTGAAAACCCGACTTTATTTATAGCTGAATTTGATAAAAAATATTTGCGTTTACCAAAGCCTCTTATTTCAAGTGTATTGCGTGAGCATATGAATTATTTTTCTGTTGAAACTCTAGATGGAAATAATTTATTGCCATATTATATAGGTTCAGCAAATTATAAATGCAATAATATTGAAGAAATGATCGAAGGAACAAAAACTGTTGTTATTGGTAGACTTGAAGATGGCGCTTTTTATTATGACACCGACTTAAGTACTCCTATTTCTGAGTTTCGTGATCGATTAAAGGATCAATTATTCCAAGCAGGAATGGGTACTTTATTTGAAAAAACAGAACGTCTTAAAAAAATAGCTGCATTAATTGCAAATCAATTATCGCAAAAAACAGATTTAAATATTATTGAAAAAGCAGCAGAGCTTTGTAAGGCCGATTTAAAAACAGGCTGTGTTCAAGAATTTCCAGATGAAATGCAAGGTTTTATGGGAGGGGTTCTTGTAAGGGAACAAAATATTTTTAATGACACAAATTGTTCTTTAATAGCTGCAAAAGCAATTGAAGAGCACTATATGCCTGCAGGTGCGAATTCTCCATTGCCTTCTACGTATGAGGGCGTCATTCTTTCCTTAACAGATAAACTCGATTCTCTTTGCATGATGATTTGCCATGGTGCGGAAGTAAAAGGCAATAAAGATCCTTTTGGTATGAGAAGACTTGCTTTGGGAGTTGCTCGTTTATTAGGTATAAAAGATGAAAAAAATAGTATCTCTGTTTCTTTAAAAACAGTAGTAGAAATTTGTTTAACTGTTATTCAAGAAAAATCTAAAGTAACAAATGAACACAAAGAAAAAATATATTCCTTTATTTTAGATCGTATGAAAGCAGCATTAGAGGGAGAATATGATCCTCGTTCTGTAGAGGCTCTCATAAGACAACTAAAAGAAGAGCCACTTCATAAAGTTCGTAATTTTGCCGAAAAAATTGCTATTGCATTAACACAATCTGGAAAAGGATCGTTATTAGAGGCCTTAATTCCATATAAAAGAGCAAAAAATTTAACACAGGAATGGACATCAACTGAAGTAAATTCTTCTTTGTTTAAAACAGCGGAAGAAATTTCCTTATTTGAAAAATTAAATAGTCTAGAAATCCGAATTAAAAGAAATATAGAAAATGCAGAATATAATGAATTGCTAATCGCGTTGGCAACATTAGCACAACCAATGGCGTCCTTTTTTGATGCTGTAATGGTTAATGATCCTGATGAAAATTTAAAAAGAAATCGACTGTCTCTTTTAAAGAAGATATGTTCCCTTTACGAAGACGTAGCCGACTTTTCTTTAATTCAGGTACAGTAATATGACTTTGAAAAATAGTTATCAGGTTTTTGGTGATAAAGATGCAATTGAAAATAAAAAACCAATTGCAATTACTTTTGGAAATTTTGATGGAGTTCATGAAGGACATTTTTATTTAATTCAAGAGTTAAAAAAAATGTCTAAAAATATTCCCATTGTTGTTGTTACTTTTGATCCACATCCTGCGACTTTTTTTTCTGGTGGAGTTGCAAAACCATTATTAAATACACTTTCTGATAAAGTATCGCTTTTATTAAAATCTGGAGTAAATACGGTAATTATTCAAGAGTTTACCAATGATTTTGCTATGCTTACTGCAGATGAATTTTGTCTTTGGTTAAAAGATAATTTTAATATTCAGGCAGTCATGCTTGGACATGATTTTTGTTATGGCAAGCAAAGGAAGGGTAATTTTGATCATATGAAATTGTTTGCAGAAAAAGAGCATTGGGAAATTAGGCAAACACAGCCATTTAAGTTATATGATGATAAAGTAGTTTCCTCTTCTTTTGTAAGACAAGTTTTATCTGATGGAAATGCAGAAGATGCAGAAAAATTACTGAGTCGTCCCTATTTTCTTCCCGGAGTGGTAGTTAAAGGCGACCAACGTGGACGATTAATGGGATTTCCAACAGCAAATATCGAGCTAGATGACATTCTTGTTGTTCCAAAATATGGTGTTTATGCTTGTTATGTTGAAATTGATTCTAACGGAATTTTATTGCCTGCAGTTATGAATTGTGGAGTACGCCCAACAATTGCGAGTGGATTAAAATTGCAAATTGAAGCTCATATTCTAGACTTTTCAGATGATATTTATTCAAGAAAAGTAAAATTTCATTTGAAAAAATTTATACGTGGTGAAATGAAATTTACAGGAATAGATCAATTAAAGGAACAAATAACCAAGGACGTTCAGCAAGCAAGATCTTTTTTAATGGATAACCTAAATGAGCAAGTTAATAAACTCTGAAAGAAATATTCAAAAATCTTTACCCCCTACGATCACAAATCATTTTAATAAAGAAATTCAAACACAACATAAACATATTCATTTAGATGACCCTGATCTTTATATGAATCGTGAAATTTCATGGTTATCATTTAATGAAAGAGTTTTAACAGAAGCAGAAAATAAAAATGTTCCTTTATTAGAGCGCGTAAAATTTTGTATTATATTTGCTTCTAATTTAGATGAATTTTTTATGGTGCGTTTATCTGGTTTATTAAGACTTGTAGCTCAACATCATACAACAATTTATGATGAAGAAGAGTCAGAGGAAACCCTCGATGAAGTTGCAATAAAAGTAAGAGAACTATTAAAACGCATTTCAAAATGTTTACATTCACAAATTTTACCTGAATTAGAGTTAAATCATATTTCTATTCCCAAATTTTCCGAGTTAACTCGATCAGAAGAAGAAAAATTAGACTCACATTTTGAAAGTCAAGTTTTTCCTGTTTTAACACCTCTTGCTGTTGATCCAGCGCATCCTTTTCCTTATCTTTCAAATTTATCTTTGTATTTAGCTGTTACTTTTGAAGGAATCTCCGAAAATGGAGAGCCTTTATTAGCATTAGTTGAAATACCGCAAAAAATATTAAGACTTATTCCTATTTCTCAAAAAGCAAATAAGCATCGCTTTTTTTTATTAGATGAACTTATTAAAAATTATATGCCTTCGTTATTTCCTTGGACACAAGTTACAGGAGCTTATGGTTTTAGAGTAACAAGAAATCTTGATTATCAATTATTAGATAATGAAGTTAAAGATTTAATGAAATCCATTGAATATGAATTAAAAGATAGAGAGCAAAAAACAGTAGTCCGATTAGAATATGAAAAAAATATGCCCGATTGGTTACGTAACAAACTAGCAACAGTCCTTGATTTAGATTCTTCTGATTTATATGAAATTGATGGCATGATTAATATGAGAGATTTAGCTCCCTTATTAAAAATAGAACGTTTAGATCCTAGTTTAAAAGATGCCGCATTTAATCCAAGATTAAATATTAATTTAGTTGATGCAAATAGAGATATTTTTGATGTTATTCGTGAACGAGATATTTTATTGCATCATCCCTATGACTCTTTTGCAAGTGTTCTCGATTTTTTAAGAAGTGCCGCTAAAGATGATAAAGTTCTTGCAATTAAACAAACATTATATCGTTCTGGTGGTGACTCACCTATTATTGAAGCTCTTGTGAATGCAGCCGAACGAGGAAAACAAGTTACTGTTGTTGTCGAATTGAAAGCTAGATTTGATGAAGCCAATAATATTGAATGGGCAAAACGATTAGAAAGAGCAGGAGCGCATGTTGTTTTTGGATTTATTGATTTAAAAACTCATGCTAAATGTACGCTTGTTGTAAGAAAAGAAAAAAATAACTATCTCCAAAAATATGTACATTTATCTACAGGAAATTATAATAGTTCAACTGCAAAACTTTATACAGATATTGGCCATTTAACAACAGACCCTGCATTATGTGATGATATTGCGAACGTATTTAATTTTATAACAGGCTTTAATATTTTGAGAGATCAAGATTTAACTCAAATGAGAATACCTCATTTTGAAAAAATTAAAGTAGCACCTTTTCGTCTTCGTGAACAAATTATTCAAATGATAGAAAACGAAAAAAGAAAAAATACTCATGATAACCAAGCACATATTATATTAAAAATGAATTCACTTGTTGATGTAAAAATTTGTCAAGCTTTATATAGGGCAAGTCAAAAAGGAGTGAAAATTGATTTAATAGTAAGAGGTGTGTGTATTTTAAGACCCGATATTCCAGGTGTTTCAGAGAATATTCGTGTTGTAAGTGTTATTGATAGATATTTAGAACACTCTCGTATTTATTGGTTTAAAAACTGTGGAGATCCCATTATTTATTGTGGTAGTGCTGACTTAATGGAACGAAATATGGATAGACGAATTGAAGTGGTTTGGCCTATTGAAAGTTCCGATTTAAAGTCTAAGTTAACAGCAATTTTAAATAATTTTTTAATAGATAATTGTAAAAGTCATGAAATGCAGAGTGATGGCTCATATGTTAGAAATCAACCTGCTTCAGGCGAAAAAATGTTACGTTGTCAGGATAAATTCATTGAATATGCTCGTCGTTATGGTATAAAGTCAATTGCCTATGATCAGGCAATAAAACCATTATTTGATAAAAAGGAATTTGATCGTATTCCTGAAAGATTTATTCCTTCTTTGGTTGTTGAAGAAATACAACCTAAAAGCCTCAAGAAAAAGAAGAAAAAATAATGTTAAATTTGCCTAATAAAAAAATATTTGAAAAAAAAAGAATAGCTGCCATTGATGTTGGGTCTAATAGTGTCCATATGTTAGTTGTTGATATGGAGTCTACCAACTCATTTACAATCATTGCCTCTGAAAAAGATCAAGTAAGATTAGCGGCTTCAATAGACGAAAATGGCAATTTAACAAATGAAGCTCTGAATAAATCAATTGTAGTCTTAAAAAAAATGAAAGAAATTGCTGATGGATTAAGAGCTCAAATTAGAGCAGTTGGAACGAGTGCTCTAAGAGAAGCTAAAAATGGTACTGATTTTGTTGCAAAACTTTATAAAAAAACAGGAATAGATATTGAAATTATCTCTGGTCATGAAGAGGCTAGGCTTGTTTACTTAGGAGTTCAACAAGGGCTTCCCATTCAAGGAAAATCGACTCTAATTGTTGATATTGGTGGTGGTTCAACAGAAATTGTCGTGGGTCAGTGGGGAGAAGAACGTTTTGCAACCTCGTTAAAACTAGGATGTGTCCGTTTAACTCAAGGATTTATTCATACGGACCCTTTAGGTGATGATCATTTAAGGGCTTTGGAACTTTATATTAATACAAGGCTTGAGCCCGTTTTATCTGAGGTTGAGAGAATTGGATTTGACTGTGCCGTGGGCTCATCTGGAACAATTAAATCCATAAAATCATTAGTTCTTGGATTAACAAACACGCCTCCTTTACAAACTATGCATGGTTCAACATTAACGGCAAAAGAAATATGGACTGCAAAAGAAGCGTTATTAAGAGCGCGTTCCCTTAAAGAACGTAAGCAATTACCTGGTCTTGATTCAAAAAGAGCCGATATCATTGTTGCAGGGCTATTTGTACTAAGTTCAATTACAAAAATACTTGGGATAAGAGAATGGACTATTTCTTTAACAGCGCTAAGAGAAGGTATTTTATTTGATACCATGCTGAGAGATGGTGTTTGGCTTCAAGGTGATACGAGTGATGTTAGATGGCGTTCTGTAAGATCTTTTGGTCAAAAATTTCATGTTGATGAGGCTCATGCCTTCCATATTACTTCTTTTGCTGTAAGTCTCTTTGATCAATTAACTTTTAAACATTCTTTGCCAAGTGCATGGCGTGAGTTCTTGCGTTCTGCCGCATATTTACATGAATGTGGGTTATTTATAGGGCATACAGGGCATCATAAGCATACCTTTTATTTTATTCGAAATGCTTCTCTACCAGGCTTTACAACGCGTGAAATGCAAATTATTGCTACTATCGTGCGTTATCACCGTAAGCGTATGCCAAGAGATAATGATGAAGTTTATTGCGATTTTGATAAAGAAATTCAGAAGGCAGTAAATATTTGCGCGGCAATTTTACGACTTGCAGTTTCGCTAGATAGAGGTCGTCAAGGTAAAATACAAGAGATAATCGTGAAAGAAAATTCATCTTCCAAAATGAGTTTAGCAGTTCATTTAAGAGCAACTCACGATATTGAACTGGAAATGTATGAAGCGGCTATTGAAAAAAAAGCTTTTGAAAATGTTTTTATGTGTTCCTTAGAAATTGTTCTTGAGCAATAGCATTAATGTAATATGAAAAAGGTTGGTATATATTGAATCGTAAACAGTTTTTCAAATTATATGTCCTAGTTTTTATTGCTTTGTATTCAGAGTTTAACTTTGCAAACCGTGAAATGTTTGTTCCTTTACCATTATCTGGAAATGATATTTCTGCAGGAAAAAAAGAATGTCCAAGAGTAGGATCCATTTCGGGAAGAATTAATATATTTGATACAAAATATTTTAACCCTGATTATTATAAAAATATTGTTATTCGGGTATCAGGAATAAACTATTCCGATCCAAATAGTATTTTATATGAATATTATCCAGATGAAGAAGGTTGTTTTTCAATTAAAAATAATTTTCATATTGGAAGTTCTATTTTATTATATATTTGGGATACAAATTCAAAATATTACTACAAAACAATAAATGCTTATGTTGGTTTAAAAACGAACTATTATGACATAAGTATTATCCCATTTGAAGATGTAATTTACACTTCTGATGCATTTGATAAAAAAATAAATGAAAATTTAGATCCTTTTAATTCTGATAATGATGAAATTCAGACAGAGCCTTCTACTCAATCATTAAATAACGCAGGCATGTGTGGTTACGCAGTTGGTATGTCGCCTGGTGATATTTTAGGAACTAAAATCTTAATTGAAAACTCTAAAGGGAAAAAATTTAAGGCGAAGTATTATAATAATAACAATTTACCATCATCTAATTTCTCAAGACTTTCTATGAGCGGCCATTTTTGTGTATTTAATTTAAATTCTTGTGATGAAAATGAATCTAATTGTACAGATAATGCAAACTATAAAATTAATTTTAATTTAAAAAATGGAGAATCTAAATCATTTGATATTATTATTCCAGATCGTACTTTCTCCGATAATAGTATTTTTGATTTAAAAGCAGCTGTTTATAGACCATTAGATTTTTATGCCATTAAAGATTTTAATACTAATGAATGGGTTAAAACTAACTATGTTGAAGTAAACATGACAAATAATTTAACCAATAATGATTCAATAAAAGGGCTTCAATATTTTCCAGTTGGTGACGATATTGTTAAAATAAATTATAAAACTTCAGCAACGGAATCAGATAGATATTTTAAATTAATTCCGACCTCAGAATTATTTACGTCAGATATGTTTAAATATGAATATCATCCTGGAATGGAATTTGTTGATAAGAAAAACATTGTAAATGTCCGAGTATTTGATCCAAATGCTTTAAATTTAAATAAAGAGTATTTAGCTCCTTTATATAACACAAATACAGGATCAGCCTTTATTAGTTTAGATTTATCAAGATACAATTCGCAATTTGATTCTGTAAAATTAGAAGTTCGTAATTTCTATGGAGCACTAGTTCGGAGTTCTGTTAGTAGAGATTATTATCGAAATGAAGTTTATGATACTTCTATAAGTGATAATGATTTTTCAACCAATGGTCTAAATGATTTAAAAATTATAAATTCTAATCAAAATTATTTGAATGGTTTTATTTACAACTTAAAACCAGGGTATTATCAAATATTTTTAGTAGATAAAAAATCAAACGGAAAAGAAGAAATTTTATTTACCAATTTGATTCAATCCTTCCCAAATAGAACTCAGGTGATTACAGATTCTTTAGACCCATCTCCTAATAAGACTCACGGTAATGATAAAGCATATGTTATTGCTTCAAATGTAATTACAAATCCAGATTCCAGTTCGTTAGAATGGAGCGCTGAAATTGAAGAAAAATTCTTAAAATCTAATTTGCCTTTTGATATTCCTTTAAAAAGTAATTCTTCTGAAATAAATGAACTAAGAAATGAAAAATTACTTATAAATTCAAACATATTTTTTAAATATAGTACCGATGAATTGTGTGGCATTACAAGATTAAAACCAGTTTTTCTTGAAAAAAATAAAGAATATGATGATTTAATTGAAGAAATACCAAAATATGACTTTTATCGTAATATTAAATTGCCACCTTATTCTAAGTAACTTTAAATTATAATTCTTCATTATTTTTAATAAAAGATGTTTTTCTAATGGAAATAATGATTCCTATTATAATAAATATTGTTAAGAAATAAAGAGAATTGTTATACCATGTATAGTCAGTATTTAAAAAATCGAGACTTTTTGTTCCAAAAAAATAGCCAGTCCCCTCCCCAATACCCATAAATAAGGCATAAATTGCAAATATTGCTACTCGAGAATCATTTGGAACATATTCAGCTAAAAGTGCTTGAAAGGCTGGTATGAATAATATTTCTGAAAATGTTAAAAATAATACCCCTAAAACAATATTAAATACGGAATGATAAATAATTAAAGATGAAAAACCAAGAATAGATAAAATTAAAGAAATAGAAATTTGAAAATAGTAATTTTTACTATAATTATTCATTATTGTATTTACTTTTAATGAAATAAAAATAACTAAAGCTCCATTAATTGCTGATATTATCCAAATATATGAATTGTTTTTTAGAATATGTGAAAGTAAAATAGGTGCAAGTGAATAGAGTTGAGCGCAAAAAAACCAGCTAATTAGTATAAGAAAATAAATATGCCAAAGAGATTTTCTAAAAATTAATTGAAATATTGTTTTTATTAAGTTTTTTTGAACTGGGATATTGATATTTTTCATTGAAAAAAATGTAAAAAAACCTGATATAGTCAAAAATATTGCCATGAATAAAAATGCAAAATTTTTATTAAAATAAATATAAATTAGATTTATTATTATTGGTCCAATTGTTGCAGATATATTTGTGCCAATATGCAATATAGAAAATTTTTTTGTTGAATTATTATTATTTGTATCTAAAAATGACGTTAATACTCTAGTTATAATAGAATTGCTTCCATAAAAAAGTCCAATTAATGTTAAAGATAAAATAATCACTGAATAATTTTGATAAAAACTTAATAAATAATAACCAATCGCACCAGCAAATTGCATTATGGATAATAAAATATTTGCTTTTATTTTATCGAATATTGGAGAAAATAATAATCTACCCCATCTTGCTGTTATGGAGCTAATTAACATAGCAAAACCTATTTTATCTGTATGAATATCTTTATTTTCACTCAAGAAAATAGCAAGCATGCTTAATGGCGCTAAATATCCAAAACTTGTAATAATTTCTTGGATAAACAGATTTTTTATGTTTTTATTAACTTCTGACATGTATAATCCTTTGAGGATTATATCGAACTTTATAAATAAAAATTAATGCTTTTTAATTTTTTTTAAGGATTTTTTCTAAAATTTTTCGTCTATTCCACTTTTATTAATTATTGCTTTTCGAGCATATTCATCACACATTTCGTTGTATTCATTTCCTGAATGTCCTTTAACCCATTGCCACGATAAATTGTGTTTTCTTTGTAATAGACTTAACTTTAGCCAAAGGTCTTGATTTTTTACAGGCTCTCCCGACTTTGTTTTCCAACCATTTTTTTGCCAATTTTCAAGCCAACCTGCCGTAAAAGCATTTTTGACATATTGACTATCAGTGATAATAAGAACAGGCATAGGACGTGTAAGGCTTTCCAAACCATGAATGACACCCATGAGCTCCATTTTATTGTTCGTTGTATGGTTCTCATAACCAGATATTCGGCGCTTGAGATCATGATACAATAAAACACAAGCCCAACCTCCTGGTCCTGGATTTCCAGAACATGCACCATCTGTGTAAAGTGTTACTTGTGAAGACATAAATATTTAACTTTCATTAAATTGCGTCATTTTAAACGCAATTTGTTTAAAATGTAAAAGGGAAAGAGTAATTGAATGTTAGCAGATTTGCCACCAGAACAACAAAATATCAATGTAAATTACCCCATGGTAGACGGAATCTCTGCCCAGCTCGTTCCTCTAAAAAACGAAAATATTACCTTCCCTAGGACAGTATTTTCATTTGGCATTTATAACGAAGTTTTAACAAATACAACTAAATCAAATTATACTTCACCAGGGTATGGCTTTTCTTTAGGAATGCAGCATCAAATAAGAGGAATGTGGAAAGGTGGACTTGATATTCGTTGGGCAGATTGGGTTTCAAATAATACTCAACAAAACCCCGATTTAAGCCCATTGTCTATTTTTTCAAAAATTGAGGGAGATCCGCCCATTCAGTCCTTAGTTGGAGACTATTGGGGAAAAGTATTTCAACCCTTTTTCACAGGAGGTGTCGGATATACTTTATTTTTTAGTGGACGCTCTTGGTCTGCGGTTCAATCAAAAACATCATTAGGGCAGGCTTCAATAACATATGGTGTAGGTTTTCGTGTTACATTACCTAAATCTTTTGCGGTAAGAGCATCTTTTGAAAATTGGAGAGGTGTTCAGACCTCAGATGTTTCCGCTCAAATTTATCGTTTGGAGTTGGTATTTGGAGATGTCGATAATATCTAAATTTGTATTTTTATTTTTATTTGTTAATTTAAATGCATTTGCTCAAAAAATTGTTTTGACAAATCCTGTTGGAAAAAAAATCCCAGAAGCAACTTTAATTTCATTGAATCGTTCCATTATGAGTTGTGGAGAAAGAACGGGATTATCTGTCTATTCCTCAATCGAAATTCAGGCTGTTTTATCTATTTCTAATATGTTAACTTCAGAAAAAACTCCTTTAGAAACAAATTGGGACATCTTTTCTCCAACAATAAATTCAAATTCTACTGGTTCTTTAAATGAAAAAGAATTTTTAAATTATCCCCCTGATGTCCAAAGAATAATCTTTTTATGTCTTACCTGGGACGAAAGTTTCCGCTTAAAATTATTTAATATTTCTAATGATGCATTAGATGATATTACAAATAATGTTATGAAGAAAAAACCTTGGAGTGTACTGCCCAAGAAAGTTTCGGAACGGATCGATGCTTTTTCGCAATTAACTATTAAGGATTTTGTTTATTTAGTTCTTAGAGCAAATACATTTTATACTGTTCGTGGGGGATTTAATAAAAATCCAACATTATGGGCAACTTCTTTTTCGTGGCGTGTCCCCGTTACAACAAGTATTCAGCCTAAAGAAAAAAACGATGTTGAACCCAAGGAGAATGATAATTAAAAAAGAAATTTTATTTATATGGAAAGGCAATTTATTTAAATATAATTTAAATGATGGCAATTCTACTATACAAAAAATCACAAAAACTGAATTTGATTCTTATTTTAAAGAAACTTCACTGCCTAAAGAAATGAACCAAATATCAAAAGAGGATAAATACGCTTCCAGTTTAAATTCTTTAGAGGAATTTTGTAATAAATCTTACATACAAACTGCAAATGAGCACTTTTCTTCATTTTTTATTTATTTATATGATAATATTTTTGCAGCTTATTTAAATGTAAATATTATTTTTGATAATGCTGAAATAGACTATATTTGCGTTGATAAAAAGTTTTTAAGAAAAAGCATTTCATTTCAACTTATTTCTTTGTTTGAAACTATTTGCAAACAAGAGAATTTTTCGAAAATTGATAAAATTTTACTTGAAGTAGGTGCTTTAAATGAACCCGCCATTAATTTGTATCATAAACTAGGTTATAAAAAAATTTCAGAAAGAAAAAATTATTATAAAAGTAAAGAAGATGCTTTTATTATGGAGAAAATATTGTGAAAGTAGGTATTTTTCACACAGCATTTTTAGGAGATATTGCATTAGCAAGTCTTTTAATTGAAGCATTATACAGAGAAAAACATGAAGTATTTTTAATTACAAAAAAAATGGCTTCATTATTATATAAAGATGATTATAGATTAAAAGGCTGTATTATTGCAGACAAAAAAAAAGGAATTGAAAAAGTAAAATCCATATATAATATAGCAAAACAAATAGATGCTTTAAATCTTGATGTTTTGTTGGTACCACATAAATCGTATACAACAGCTCTAATTTCTTTATTAACTAAAGTACCAAAAAAAGTAGCATATAACGATACCTCTTTTAAAATGCCTTTTACTCATTTTCAAGAATTTAAAAAAGATCTTCATGAATGCTTACGATGTTTGTATATAGCTCCAGATTGGCTTGTGAATAAAGAAACTATGTCGCAAGTAGAAAAAATAGCGAGACCTATTTTAATTTCCAATAATAAATTAGATCTATTTTTATCTAAAAATCCTAACTATTTTAATGAATCCATACCTTTTTTTATAGTAAGTCCAGGTTCTGTTTGGCCTACAAAAAAATACCCGGCAGTTCAATTCGCAAAAGCAATATTTTTATTATTAAATAAAAATAAAAATATAAAATGTATTGTCTCAGGTACTATTGATGATCAAAAAGATATTAATGAAATATTTAACTTTTTTTCTCCTTTTCCAGAACTGGCAAATAGAATAATAGATACCTCTAGCTATTTACCTTTAAATGAGTTTATGGCTCTTGTGTCTAAATCCTCTTTTGTCATTGCAAACGATTCTAGTCCTATTCATATTGCTTCTGGTTTTAATATTCCTGTGGTTGCTATTTTTGGTCCGACAACTTGGAAATTCGGATTTTTTCCAACTTCTGAAAAAAGTGTAACGTTAACTTATAAAGACCAATATGGGAACAATTTGTCTTGTCATCCATGCTCTCCTCATGGTTCGAAAGAATGTCCTAAAAAACATTTTCGCTGTATGCGTGAGCTTTCTCCTGATCTTTTGGTAGAATCTGTTGAAAAGATAGTGCCTCAATTTTTTGAATAAGGGGATTTATATGCAGCCAATAATTGGTAATTTTCGTATTTTAAGACCAAAATATGAAATTTCCCAGGTAGATGGTTTAAACTGGATAACGCAAGCAC
It includes:
- a CDS encoding bifunctional riboflavin kinase/FAD synthetase is translated as MTLKNSYQVFGDKDAIENKKPIAITFGNFDGVHEGHFYLIQELKKMSKNIPIVVVTFDPHPATFFSGGVAKPLLNTLSDKVSLLLKSGVNTVIIQEFTNDFAMLTADEFCLWLKDNFNIQAVMLGHDFCYGKQRKGNFDHMKLFAEKEHWEIRQTQPFKLYDDKVVSSSFVRQVLSDGNAEDAEKLLSRPYFLPGVVVKGDQRGRLMGFPTANIELDDILVVPKYGVYACYVEIDSNGILLPAVMNCGVRPTIASGLKLQIEAHILDFSDDIYSRKVKFHLKKFIRGEMKFTGIDQLKEQITKDVQQARSFLMDNLNEQVNKL
- the glyS gene encoding glycine--tRNA ligase subunit beta, with protein sequence MEIKNFQEFIIALCNYWVDHGCIWSQPYDANMGAGTFHPHTFLKGVGPEPWRSVYVQPCRRPVDGRYGKSPYRFQHYYQLQVLLKPSPSNIVDIFLKSLEHVGVNLKDNDIGLLEDDWKGPTLGAWGLGWEVRANGQEVTQFTYFQQLGGLDIDVVCGEITYGLERLFMYSKGYKNALDMPFNDHFTYGDIFYQNEFEFSHFNFKEADTNELFRHFEKCEEKVSQLCEKGLVLPAYDYVLQASHSFNLLDARGAISVSERQRYIGRVRDCAKKCAVQYRSAREKLGYPMLNRLDTDARKPIYPKGIIHNVTENKETNVYKNISDFSNKEKLNVLFELGVEEMPPNFQLSAKAELEEKIHSFVNIENLNWVSFKNETKENLNNGGYKVDISSRRLSIQFKNIPKSENSKTVEIWGPVERIAKSADGSLSPAGLGFCKKNNLDPSNISFKTKSDGTFIYAEKHVVGRDFPTLLAEKFKEWCYSLSAPLKMKWLPAEISPQFIRPVRWIVSLVEDKVISLEMFGLNSGRKTCGQRILHPEEVTLNHANEYEKTLEKIFVEPSLENRRAIFSFEANKLAQSKNGKLQNDDSLLNKCVGLFENPTLFIAEFDKKYLRLPKPLISSVLREHMNYFSVETLDGNNLLPYYIGSANYKCNNIEEMIEGTKTVVIGRLEDGAFYYDTDLSTPISEFRDRLKDQLFQAGMGTLFEKTERLKKIAALIANQLSQKTDLNIIEKAAELCKADLKTGCVQEFPDEMQGFMGGVLVREQNIFNDTNCSLIAAKAIEEHYMPAGANSPLPSTYEGVILSLTDKLDSLCMMICHGAEVKGNKDPFGMRRLALGVARLLGIKDEKNSISVSLKTVVEICLTVIQEKSKVTNEHKEKIYSFILDRMKAALEGEYDPRSVEALIRQLKEEPLHKVRNFAEKIAIALTQSGKGSLLEALIPYKRAKNLTQEWTSTEVNSSLFKTAEEISLFEKLNSLEIRIKRNIENAEYNELLIALATLAQPMASFFDAVMVNDPDENLKRNRLSLLKKICSLYEDVADFSLIQVQ
- the ppk1 gene encoding polyphosphate kinase 1 — its product is MSKLINSERNIQKSLPPTITNHFNKEIQTQHKHIHLDDPDLYMNREISWLSFNERVLTEAENKNVPLLERVKFCIIFASNLDEFFMVRLSGLLRLVAQHHTTIYDEEESEETLDEVAIKVRELLKRISKCLHSQILPELELNHISIPKFSELTRSEEEKLDSHFESQVFPVLTPLAVDPAHPFPYLSNLSLYLAVTFEGISENGEPLLALVEIPQKILRLIPISQKANKHRFFLLDELIKNYMPSLFPWTQVTGAYGFRVTRNLDYQLLDNEVKDLMKSIEYELKDREQKTVVRLEYEKNMPDWLRNKLATVLDLDSSDLYEIDGMINMRDLAPLLKIERLDPSLKDAAFNPRLNINLVDANRDIFDVIRERDILLHHPYDSFASVLDFLRSAAKDDKVLAIKQTLYRSGGDSPIIEALVNAAERGKQVTVVVELKARFDEANNIEWAKRLERAGAHVVFGFIDLKTHAKCTLVVRKEKNNYLQKYVHLSTGNYNSSTAKLYTDIGHLTTDPALCDDIANVFNFITGFNILRDQDLTQMRIPHFEKIKVAPFRLREQIIQMIENEKRKNTHDNQAHIILKMNSLVDVKICQALYRASQKGVKIDLIVRGVCILRPDIPGVSENIRVVSVIDRYLEHSRIYWFKNCGDPIIYCGSADLMERNMDRRIEVVWPIESSDLKSKLTAILNNFLIDNCKSHEMQSDGSYVRNQPASGEKMLRCQDKFIEYARRYGIKSIAYDQAIKPLFDKKEFDRIPERFIPSLVVEEIQPKSLKKKKKK